The Chlamydia poikilotherma DNA segment TGTACCATAGACAACATCACAACGATAGATTTCCTTTCGTTTTTCTAAAGGCGAGCCGGATATCAATACTCCGGTAGTTAGACCTAACCAACGCAATATGGAGCCAACCCATTCACAGTCTCTTTGAGCAAGATAATCGTTAACTGTGACCAAATGCACAGGCTTCCCTGTTAAAGCATTTAAATACAGAGGCATAACTGCGGTAAGAGTTTTTCCTTCGCCTGTCTGCATCTCAGTAATAAAGCCCTTGTGCATAGCTATAGCACCGAGAACCTGAACATCATAAGGAACCATGTCCCAATTCTGATGATAACCGGAAACTTCTACAGGAGTTCCTGTCAAACGTCTACATACATTTTTAACAACAGCATAAGCTTCAGGAAGCATATCATCTAAGGATTCGCCCTCCTGATAGCGCTTTTTTAACTCTACTGTTTTATTACGCAACTCCTCATCAGACAAAGGAGCGAGCATCTCATCATAGAGATTTACCTTATCCACAAGTTTTTGAAATTTTTTTAAGGTACGCTCTTGAGAAGATCCAAAGAAACGTTTAAGAAAATCTAACATACATCGCTTAATTCAATATAATTGCTTGGAAAATACTCTATTAATTCCTACGAAAACTCATCTGTCAATACCATACTCGATTCTGATGAATAAAAGGAACAAAAGTTCCCGCTTACATTCTTCTTTCTCCTGAACAGGAGGGAAAAAACTTCTACCATAAAGACAGAGAATGAAAAAAAGAATTTAAGCAGCAAGTAGTGTATCTACTTCCACAATATGCTGATGATTCAAAGGTAGTTTCTGGCGTAAATTACGCATAATTTGCGAGCGACGCTTCTTTTGCTGCAAAGAAACATCTTGAGCTGATAGAAATGCTTGTATTTCATAAGCAGCGTCGAAATTCCCTGCGCGAGCCTCGCAGGCACTTAATAGTTCTAAAGTTTCTGAGGAATGATTTAGTTGGAGAGCTTTCTTTGCATACTCTAAACCAGTCTCTGCTGTCACTATTGAGGCGTATCCAACTCCTGCAAGCCAAGCTAACGCTTTACATGCTGTAGGACAATCAGGGAATTTCTGAATTACTTTGAGATACATCTTTTCAGCAGCAGAATATTTCTTTAAGCAACATAAACTAAATCCATAACCTAAACCACATTGCCGATCTTCAGCATATGTGCTGCATTGAAATGCTAAATTCCAGCAATGTTCTGCTAAAGGATAGTCATTTTGATCCATAGCTGCCAAAGCCGCATGTTTCATTAACAAAGCATCTCCTCGAGACCACAAATCACTACTTTGATAAATAAGCAACGCTTTTTTCGATTGCCCTTGTTTTTGTTCACACAAACCGATGTTAAATAAAGACTCTTCTCTATAATTGGGTTCAGACAACAATTTACGAAACAACTTTCCCGCCTCAATATAATTACCACAAATACGAGAAGAATGGGCTAAGTTATAGGTAACTTTCAAAGGACACGGGCCTAAGGCATATGCGCGATTATAAAATTCTATAGCATCTTGATAACGTTTTGAGATGAAATAAATATCTCCAACAGTAATGTAAGTTTCTTGATGGGAGAGAGGAGAAATCCAGGGCTCAATAACACTACAAGCAGCATTCAAATGCCCTAAATTCACCAAAGCAGATGCATACTTCGCAGCATCCTGTTCTTCGAATATATCTTTCGAAATTAATGAAAAGGCTTGGCAAGATTCTTTATATGCCCCATGACGATAAGCTTTATAAGCAATCTCCAGTAAAAATTGAGGCCCTCGCAAATTCAATTTTTGTGCCTCGGCT contains these protein-coding regions:
- a CDS encoding tetratricopeptide repeat protein, translated to MWLVILWALVASLTIALVFKVYCHISRFRRYAAQVIREVHLSMELKEWSVAEQKLLPILKKRCYRRQCLFDYMRILRGMNRFDEVEQLLAEAQKLNLRGPQFLLEIAYKAYRHGAYKESCQAFSLISKDIFEEQDAAKYASALVNLGHLNAACSVIEPWISPLSHQETYITVGDIYFISKRYQDAIEFYNRAYALGPCPLKVTYNLAHSSRICGNYIEAGKLFRKLLSEPNYREESLFNIGLCEQKQGQSKKALLIYQSSDLWSRGDALLMKHAALAAMDQNDYPLAEHCWNLAFQCSTYAEDRQCGLGYGFSLCCLKKYSAAEKMYLKVIQKFPDCPTACKALAWLAGVGYASIVTAETGLEYAKKALQLNHSSETLELLSACEARAGNFDAAYEIQAFLSAQDVSLQQKKRRSQIMRNLRQKLPLNHQHIVEVDTLLAA